AAAAGGTCTGTGTTCGCAGGCTCGCATGTGAATGGCCGATTCTGTCCGTTGACTCGAGTGTCTCGGGAGTCAAACTCGCTGTGGCGGTAGACATTCGGAAGAATGACATCATAGCTCGTTAAAACTAAAGGATAAAAATGCTTCTTCAAAACctttgaacatttttaaaatactttatttttttgtctggtttttttgtttgttttgaaatccTTTCCTCTCCCGCTGTGCTTCCTCCTTTAACCCCCAACAGTTCGGTGGCGAAGAGGTGGCAAGAGATCGTGTGAGACTGCGTGCTTGGCCGCTCCGTATACTCCGCGTATACTTGATAttctgttgatgtgtgtgtatatatgtaaaatgtcaaatagtCTGTGTGCAAGTGCAAGCGCAAGTGTGACTGTTGGTTTGCTTGTGGATTCCTCACTCCACAGCGAAGCCGCAGGTCTCCTCCACAGCCGTCAGCAGTTTCTCATAGAGCTTCTCGTAAGACTCGTAGGGAGGGATGTCTATCCGGTTAAAACTAGAGACAGAAAAAGGATAATGAGCGACATCGAACCTGACTCTTGCTGCAAAATATATTAAGCGAaaccttcatcttcttcttttaagTGTCCTTACCAGGTGTGAGCCTTGGGCAGGTTGTCTGTGTTGGCGTCTATCAAATGGATGGTGAAGAGCCTTGGTCCTGCAGAACCTGTAGAAccttacacacatacattctagTTATCACTGCTCTACTCTGGTACACAGAACACTTAATCTTTAAGTAAGATAAGCTCACATCAAATTTCAAACCTAGTGGCGTGctaatgtaatgtaagtaaCTACAGATGACAACTTCTGAAAGTGTGTAGACATGCATTTGTACTTTAGTGTTTGGTTCATGCTGGGCATCACAGGCGGCTGCCCAGTTCCTGACCCAAACCTCCTGTTACAACATATCTTGTGATGCAAGTTATATTTTCCTAATTTAGAACCATTTTGGTTTTGACTGAAATGGTTTCGTAAACTGTAATTTAAGTCCTTTGTGGGTAAAGTGAGCAATCTGCAGCTGGAAGCTGTGAGTGTGTCGAACAACATAAACGTTGAATAAAGACTCATTTCAACACATACTGAATCTGGAACAGGGGTAAAACTGTTAATTGCGACATCCCTACAAGAAAGCAGGGTATAATTGAATCTACAGCTGTGCCGATTGGTTGATGAATTGTTTAAGTTGATTGACAAGAGAATGAATTGGGAACTATTTGGATGATCGATAAATCGTCTCAGCAAAAAGCCCAAACATTTGCTGTTTCTAGTTCCTCAAATgggaaaatgtgatgttttagttTATCATACCTGACAATAAACCAAACATCTTTGTGTTTTAGACTGCCGGACAAAACAAGACTCTTTAAGATTTCAGCTtttcactatgtcctgacattttatagacataACAATTCACCgattaattgaaaaaatagTGAGATTAATTGATGAGAAAATAATCGTTGGTTGTAGCCCTGAATGAAGTCTGTAAGTATCTAGCACATCTCCGTGTTCTATATATTCTTGTTAGGATGTGTATGCACAAGTTAAATGTCCTTAAAACTGTACAATAATCAGGCTCTAACATAGTAGGGATGGTTTCCTGGAATTTTCCTGAAGGCCTTTGCTGTACTTGTCTTTAGCTAGGAACTAGAGTATGTGGGAGACATAATAATCCTCAGGAGGAGAGATAAATTAAATAAGCACAACTGTTAGCCTCAAATGAACATGGTGATTGATGcgagtacagtatgtgtgtctgtgtgtggtttctGACCCACCCTGCAACGCTTTGAACCCTTGTAAGGGGACCCTGGTGGAGCCTGTGACAAACTGCAGGAGGcgccctctcctctcctcgctGAAGGCCTCCACTGCCTGCCAGAACCACCGCACCACGTTGCTTTCACTTGTGCAGTGCTTCAGGCGGGTGTTAGTCTTCCAGTCTGCAAGATCTATTTTCCCCAGTCCACCGATGATcaactggaggaggaggagaggtttGAAGAAGCGGGGCAGGGGTTGAGGGTGAGCGCAGTAGATAAAGAAGAAGCAGAGGTGTCATGGCtaaaataatgaattcaaaCTTTTAACCTTACGACGACATAATATGGCAAGTGAAGAGCTGGACAGATAATGTACCTCAAGTTCTTTATGGTCGAAAGGTTTGAGGAGGTGCTGGGGGATGAGTTCACTGAATCCCTTCTGTAGAGCCAGAAACTGGGCTTCAATTCCACGCATAAACCTCCAGTTTACATAAAGTctgaaaaatacaaacacacacagtgcaggCCAAATAAGTACACTGTTATAAACTGTCAAAAGGCATTGTGTACTGTGGCCCAGTCTGCCGACAAGTCAGTGCATTGTTTACGCCCTGTATCAAGAGCATGGTTTGAATAACACCCACATAAAAGATGGTACATAACTGTCTCACTGTCCTTACCTGACGTATTCTTTTTTGTTCTCCTCAGTGACAGGGATATTGCGGCCATTAGGTTTGAGTTCATGTTGCAAGAACTTCCCAAAGGCGTTGTGCTCCACGCAGAAAGTGTGGTCGAGGACTGACGTGATGTCATTCTCTCTGCACACAGAGTATTAAAACAAGGTAAACATGGGACATCTGTCCATAGCTATGAACTATATCATATTTCATGATGAAAAGCTTTTTGCTGTCAGATTGACTTGATTTTGAGAGCAGGTGCATTGGCTCACAATATCCAGACGAGGCTCTTGTGCAACTCGGGGTCGGTCGTCTCCAGGTCGTTGAGCTGGATGGGTTTGCCTAGCAGCTGTTTGTAGAAGGGCAGCGTGAAGCTCCCGTTGATGTAGTGACCATGAAAAACGGCCAGGCCCATCACACGGCCCACAAAGTGGAAATATGACAGGTGGTCCTGAAAGAAagtaaaacagacagagagacagacacatagGGTCAGAGAGAATCTACTTATTCAGTTCGGCCGAAAagtaatttgtgtgtgtttgtgtgcactcaCAGGGTTGATGGAGGAGTCGGGGTTGATCTGTAGTGTGTAGATATTGTCTGTGGAGTACTGGAACAGGCCGTAATAGGGGTTCAACATTTCATGACACAGCAGGTACAGCCACTCCCTACAGACAACCACGGCATTGTTAACAAATGTCCGAATCTCACAGAGAAGCTTGGTAACACATTCATTAATCATTAAACAATGAGACGgctgggaaaaaaatatttaaaaagaaataaaataatgtagtCTGTGTCTCCACTGAAGTTTTACATGTAGCCCTTTGCCATGTTAAGTTGTTTACGTGcaatcttttctctcctctgcagcagcagcagttaacCAAGCAcagcctgcacaattaatcgttataaaatcgtgATCTCGATTCTTCCTGTTCAGGACTTAATTTTCGAATAACttagatttttaaatatttttcatgactttgattctcatttaattttacgagccgactgcatcacagacactactactttcttccgTGAGTTTTATACGTAGAGTGTATAAAATAGGTCTTAAAGTGCTCCCAAGCACTgcagtgctctcccttctcttcattgaggcctctatgtttacaggcttgtggtgatgagcaatgcgctataggtgccaaaacaaATCTACGGTTGGTACTGCCGATGGGTTTTGTTTTGTcgtggttcatgtgtgcaataaacattagaCCATGTGAGAAAataatcgtggcagagaatcgtgatatcaattctaagctaaaaaaaaaaattgagattcattatttttccccaaatcgtgcaggcctgaATAATGCTGCTTTTCCACTGCGCGGTTTGACTcgctcttttttggttttccattagcaAAAGTTATGAAATCGGTCGAGGTTCACATCTAGACAAACCTGCCATTTTCACACAGTCAGGCTAAAGTCATCCACAATTATTTTATTCACTTTACcggattgttaaaaaaatagcaGCCCGCAAAACTATGTGGGACATAACGTGCACTATGCTGTAAAATGGACGAAGTGCAGACATCGTTGCAGATGGAAGCATTCAGTAAGTTCATGATATCACACCAGTTTTACGCGGCGCTAGGGGTGATCAGCTGAGAATCCCGCCTACACTGTCGGGAGTGGAAAACGAAAAGAGGAAAGTACTGGTACAAAATAAGTGAGTTGAGTCGAGCAGAGCCTATAATGCAGTGGAAGCACGGTATAAATAGACATTTAGGAATTAAAACGTTCAAATTGAGAAAACCAAAGACAATAGCAGATGGGAGGAAATAGGTTGTGGGAATTCGTCCACAACACTCCCTAAATAGTTGTTAAAGAATTATTAGCAACACTGCGTATTCCTTAAGAAGCAGTATATTAAGTGGAAAGTTCACATATAGGGAAatatatttcaattaaaaaaaataataatgctgACATGTGCAggaatataacttttttttcttttgcattacgttattttcatttacagttttcaactttttcatCATTCTGACTCAACCTAGCtgggaaataaaagatggacTCATGGGATGTGACTTATGAAAAAGCAAATTGCAACGCTTAAGACAAGTTTTCTCACAAAAGCGGACAGCCTAcaacaaatgcagaagtgcTCAGAGAGGAAAATAGCGTATTACCTGGCCACCCCACCGTAGTCCAGGCCCTCCTCTCCCCTGAACTTCACCATCAGACGCTTCTTCAAGTCCTTGGGCCTCATCTTCATTATCTGTCGATATGACTcctgcacacacgcacattatCATATCATTGCCATTAAGATCAGTGATGTTCTGTTAAAACAGTTCATTAAATCCCACAAATCAGTGCTGCATTTGTGCTCTTCTCATAAGAAATATACTGAAAGAACAGGTTATTGATCTTGGTGTATGAGTCAGGAGCAGTGTGGATATGTGTAAACTCTCTCAGGAGCTACTCACACAGCTTTTATTGCTTGACATTTGTACAAATGTCTGAGAGACAGCATCGCTGTCTGCTTGTGAGCTGTTCGTGGGAGAGAAATGTTTGTACCCACCTCAAAGATCTCCTCCCGGGACACCTCTATGCGACAGTGTCCTGCTTGAGGCTGCTGCAAGGACAGCTCGTGGCGGAGCAGCTTCAATTTATGGACCAAGTCTCTCTCGTAGCGCGCTGCCACGTCTCCATCTCCTCCGCCGCCCACTCCGCCACCTCCCCCTTCCTCACCCCCCACATCCATCGGGGGGGCTTGCGAGGATTCCTTCGCTTGGGATTGCTGGCTGAAGGTGAGAAGAAGCAGAGGAGGAACAGAAGGATAGGGAAGAGACAACATGACAGACAGTAGGAGGAAGAGTTGACAGAAAGACACCAGAAAaacgaagaagaaaaaaagagccgACTGGATTAAACGCTGTGCATTCTCCCAGAGCAGCTACATCTACCATAAGCCCACATTTGTGTAAATCACACGATTCAGCGTTGTTAACAGAGCCGGCGGTGTAGGTCATGTTTACAACCAGTCTGAGTTCAGCATTACAGACGAGAGAGATTAGATTAACAACAGATTAGTTTTAAAACCACTAATTATGGTATGTTTCATGGATGTCTGCTACCCAGGTGTGGATGGATTTTGCTATCAGGGATATTAGagagtttttcaaatgtttgtatgagtgtgtgtgcatgcgtgtacCTGATAATGGTATGTAGGCGCGGGTCTGTGAACTGTGTTGTGCGGTTGTTGTGGTCCACAAAGTAGATCCGGCCTGACACGGTGCTCCGGACCTCCCAGCCCACTGGCAAAGGCCCAAGCTCCTCACAGCTCACACTGGCCAGGTCCCTGCACCAGTAACAAGTAACCAGACTGAGACTTCAGCCAGCAGCAGAAACCAATTCAACTTGGTGAGACTACAGCTTACAACCAGACCTCCGCCTCTAATAATTCTGACACTACATACTGTACGTTCTTAAACCTCATACTGGTCTAAACCAAGGTACCGAGGGAAATAACCATGAGATTTTCTCCTAATCGGTTGGTGTAATTAGTGCAGAACAAAATAAGAGTAAAGTGGACTTTTCTAGTCAGACGTGGGGTGTATCAGGGAAAACCATGTAGTGTTTTACTAACAATATGTTTTTCCCCCATAATTTTCTAAATACATCTGtcaatttaaatttgaaatcaTTCAgtcataaaaatagaaaaatcctTTAAATTACATAGCATTACAAAGATGTTGTCTATTTGTTGTATAATCCACAAATACTCATGTCTAGTCATTTCTACTGTCATCTACTGGTCATTTCTTTCTGTGATATTCTTCTGTCTTCTTCCGCTGCTTTAATGTCCTAGATTGTCAGTGGGGTTTGTTCCAGGTTCATGTCATTTCAGGTCACGCTTGGACTAGACATGAGTGAAGCGGGGCTGTAATCGTACCGCGGTATCCGAGGGTCGTGCCAGGTGCTGACGCCCGTCTGTGTGTGGAGGAAGTACACCTGGCCCTGCACTGTTGTTCGTTGCTCTGTGGTTTtaaaaagaagatgaagaagaaagatgttacataagacaacatgagaaatTTATAGATCACGTAAATATCTAGAGTAATGTTAGACTGACCGTATCCCTCTGGCAGGTCAGGCGGTTGGTGCCCATGCGGTCTGTTCTGAGGGGTGTGTCCATGGCCTCTGGAGTCCTGCCCTCTGATTCTCTGCGTCTGAAGACGGCCCTCCTGACTGGGTGAGTCAAGCCGACAGTTCCCGCCCCCCGCCGCACCCGTGGGGTCGGAGTAGGGCAGCGGCTCTTCACTGAAACATCCCTCGAACACAGGCCTATGGCACACAAATACGCCACTGAAGTTAAATTTTCACTCTTTCATTGAAACACATGACAAGTcaagtgcttaaaaaaaaaatatataaaaatatatatatatatatatatatatatattttttttttactccgaGCAACAGAGATTGAGAGACAATCAAACAAATAACTATGACTAAAGCAATCTTGCAACACAACAAGAACCCAAAATAGGTCTCAGTAAAACAACAAGTAATTGTTTCTCCATGTGTTATTAAATGGTGCTGGCAGCGTAAACAGCTGTTGACACACTCACCCATCATTTTCCAAAAGGCCTCTGCAGTCCACCACAGGGCCTCCGCTGCCGATACGGTCTCGCGTCTGTAAGCTCACTGGACACAAGCAGGTGGTAAAAGTCAAAAGAGATGACAGTGTGACAAAGCAAGAGTGAAGGATATGCacatagtaaaaaaaagaaacacacacacacacacacacacacacacacacacacacacacacacacacacacacacacacacacacacacacacacacacacacacacacacacacacacacacacacacacacacacacacacacacacacacacacacacacacacacacacacacacacggggagaGAGGTGATGCAGGTAATTTGTACAGACAATGTATTTGTGTCCAGACTTACCTACTATCTGCCCCCGCACTGCGTCACTGTCCGAGGGGTTCAGCTTACATAGATCTAGACGCTGGTCTGGAAGAACAGGACAAAGTAAATCCAAATAAAAAgcttttattgtttaattaacATCCGTGATTTGCATTTATGGGTATTTAAATTCGAggggtcaaaaaaaagaaaaaggacttACATCCTGTGTCTTTTAGCCTGCTGATGGCGTTGGAAAGCAGTCGTATGCAGCCCAGGAAGCCCGCCCCCTGTCTTTTATGGATCTTCTTGTGGTTCCATATACTGATGGTGATGGAGTCTGTCTTTCCAATGtagctgaaaaacaaaaagattctCACATGTTTACTCCATGTTTTTCAAATCTCAGTGTGAGCAATCTGAATGTcatgataaaaaaatgttttttccctaTTAAACCATAAGATGAATATAAGAAACAAAAGGTACAACAGTACAACATTAGCTCAACTATAATGTGTCTTTTATGGTAAGACGGATCCTTTTcgttgggtgtgggtgtggggggaaTGACTGAGGTACCAATTTGTATAGAACAAATTAGACTTCTTTTGAATATActgttacattttaataaaagcaaaacacattAACACCAGTGAGAGATTCAAAAGGtgattttgtgtatttgttgggAGTGTGTTTTTGGAGACTTACAGGTCGTAGTGCTGATTCCATTTGGGGTCCAGTGTGCTCTTGACTGTGTCTGTAGAGTGGCATTGACCTGATCCGTCCACCACAACCTTGGCAAATGGATCTGGCAGGCCTGCACGAACACAGCTCAAATTAATTGTTTGCATCCACCCCATTGAATCAAAAATAAGATAATATCCAAGTattaaaaatatctaaattgGCCAAAGTACTGCAAATAACATATCTCCAGAACAAAGTGAGCTTTCTTCTACTGCAGACATTTAGCAGATTAGCAGGCCTCTAACCCAATAACAGCATATTCTGTTTGGTAGCTGGTATTGCATAATGTAATGTAGCATGGTGAAACTTGTAAAAGTGAGTATGAAGACAAGGTGGAATTGAATACGACcatgacacaaaacaacaatgccACCATTGCCAATACGTTTACAGTGTTGGTTTGATGGCACGCACAGAGCCACATTGAACACAATCATCTCATCATATATACCAGTCGTCATAATGCATGCAAGATACATGCACatgaaaatgagcacaatataAATACTTACGAAAGAAGTCTTTCTTTGCGAGGTTCTTGGCACATAATACTGCAAAAGATAAAATCATTATGAACTAaatgccaacacacacaaatatgtaaatgatTTCTCGGTGTGTAGGCTGGTATAAATGTAAGCTGGTGCACATAAAAACTGTGTGGAGGAAGAATGCTGGTTGGTATAATATATGAATGCCAGAGGATGGTAATGAGCAGGAAAAGTTATGGGACGTGCAGACAAGAATGAGCACTAAAGTATAGGCTAGTGTCAGGCTCCCTgcgcacagacacaccacacacccacacacccacaccacacacccacacccacacacacacaaaacacacacacacaccacaccacacacacacacacacacacaccacccacacaccacacacacacacacacacacacacacacacacacacacacacacacacacacacacacacacacacacacacacacacacacacacacacaccacacacacacacacacacacaccacacacacacaacacacacacacacacacacaaaaaaactgctgCGCAGGATGCCGTTTCTGCCACATCACTTTGAGATCCAGAAAGCAACGCTCATATTGACCCAGCCTTTGAGagtttgtaagtgtgtgttaaTTATTTAGTTcattgtgtgtgggtggtgtgtgcaATTCCTTGTTATTTGTTTTCCAGACGACCTGCATGGTACAGTTGTGGTCAAAGTGTcatacacttgtagaaaatcacaatgttatggctgtcttgagtcttcaataagttctacaactcttattttctgtgatagattgatcggaacacatacatgtttgtcacaaaaacagtcataaagtttggttctttcataaatttattaTGGGTCTGCTGAATGTCACCAAATCTACTGGGTCAAAAATACATACAGCAACAAATGGTCAATTTTGGTGATGTAGCGAGTTGTGTCAATCAAATTAGCTTCATGTCATGGCCTCTTCACTTCTTCTAAGTGATTCTGATTGACTACAGCTTTTGACTTCTCATGAGCCCATTTAAATAGGGCTCATTTGACCCATGATTAGACTCAGCTACAAAAGCACAATGGAAAGTCAGAACTCAGCGAATTTTGACTTGACAAGTCGGGAAGTCACTGGAGCCATTCAAAGCAGCTACAGGTCCCAAGAGCAACTGTGCGACACTTATACGCAGTATAAAGTGCATGGAACAGTGTGTGCACTGCCACGATCAGGAAGAAAACGCAAGCTATCACATGCTGCCGAGAGAGATTGGTCAGGATGGTCAAGAGTCAACCAAATCACCAA
The nucleotide sequence above comes from Etheostoma spectabile isolate EspeVRDwgs_2016 chromosome 15, UIUC_Espe_1.0, whole genome shotgun sequence. Encoded proteins:
- the smurf1 gene encoding E3 ubiquitin-protein ligase SMURF1 isoform X1 produces the protein MSNPGTRRNGSSIKIRLTVLCAKNLAKKDFFRLPDPFAKVVVDGSGQCHSTDTVKSTLDPKWNQHYDLYIGKTDSITISIWNHKKIHKRQGAGFLGCIRLLSNAISRLKDTGYQRLDLCKLNPSDSDAVRGQIVVSLQTRDRIGSGGPVVDCRGLLENDGPVFEGCFSEEPLPYSDPTGAAGGGNCRLDSPSQEGRLQTQRIRGQDSRGHGHTPQNRPHGHQPPDLPEGYEQRTTVQGQVYFLHTQTGVSTWHDPRIPRDLASVSCEELGPLPVGWEVRSTVSGRIYFVDHNNRTTQFTDPRLHTIISQQSQAKESSQAPPMDVGGEEGGGGGVGGGGDGDVAARYERDLVHKLKLLRHELSLQQPQAGHCRIEVSREEIFEESYRQIMKMRPKDLKKRLMVKFRGEEGLDYGGVAREWLYLLCHEMLNPYYGLFQYSTDNIYTLQINPDSSINPDHLSYFHFVGRVMGLAVFHGHYINGSFTLPFYKQLLGKPIQLNDLETTDPELHKSLVWILENDITSVLDHTFCVEHNAFGKFLQHELKPNGRNIPVTEENKKEYVRLYVNWRFMRGIEAQFLALQKGFSELIPQHLLKPFDHKELELIIGGLGKIDLADWKTNTRLKHCTSESNVVRWFWQAVEAFSEERRGRLLQFVTGSTRVPLQGFKALQGSTGSAGPRLFTIHLIDANTDNLPKAHTCFNRIDIPPYESYEKLYEKLLTAVEETCGFAVE
- the smurf1 gene encoding E3 ubiquitin-protein ligase SMURF1 isoform X2, producing MSNPGTRRNGSSIKIRLTVLCAKNLAKKDFFRLPDPFAKVVVDGSGQCHSTDTVKSTLDPKWNQHYDLYIGKTDSITISIWNHKKIHKRQGAGFLGCIRLLSNAISRLKDTGYQRLDLCKLNPSDSDAVRGQIVVSLQTRDRIGSGGPVVDCRGLLENDGPVFEGCFSEEPLPYSDPTGAAGGGNCRLDSPSQEGRLQTQRIRGQDSRGHGHTPQNRPHGHQPPDLPEGYEQRTTVQGQVYFLHTQTGVSTWHDPRIPRDLASVSCEELGPLPVGWEVRSTVSGRIYFVDHNNRTTQFTDPRLHTIISQQSQAKESSQAPPMDVGGEEGGGGGVGGGGDGDVAARYERDLVHKLKLLRHELSLQQPQAGHCRIEVSREEIFEESYRQIMKMRPKDLKKRLMVKFRGEEGLDYGGVAREWLYLLCHEMLNPYYGLFQYSTDNIYTLQINPDSSINPDHLSYFHFVGRVMGLAVFHGHYINGSFTLPFYKQLLGKPIQLNDLETTDPELHKSLVWILENDITSVLDHTFCVEHNAFGKFLQHELKPNGRNIPVTEENKKEYVRLYVNWRFMRGIEAQFLALQKGFSELIPQHLLKPFDHKELELIIGGLGKIDLADWKTNTRLKHCTSESNVVRWFWQAVEAFSEERRGRLLQFVTGSTRVPLQGFKALQGSAGPRLFTIHLIDANTDNLPKAHTCFNRIDIPPYESYEKLYEKLLTAVEETCGFAVE